A single region of the Salvia miltiorrhiza cultivar Shanhuang (shh) chromosome 8, IMPLAD_Smil_shh, whole genome shotgun sequence genome encodes:
- the LOC131002007 gene encoding LOB domain-containing protein 12-like, which translates to MGGSSPCASCKLLRRRCAKDCIFAPYFPSDDPLKFAIVHKVFGASNVSKMLQELPEQQRGDAVNSLVYEANARGRDPVYGCVGTISYLQNQVSQLQMQLAVAQAEILCIQMHQDKSYFLQNDLLNIPIPNANSFNKESLYGHDMVS; encoded by the exons ATGGGGGGTAGCTCACCGTGCGCTTCATGCAAGCTCCTGCGGCGGCGCTGCGCCAAAGACTGCATCTTCGCTCCCTATTTTCCCTCCGACGACCCCCTCAAGTTCGCCATTGTCCACAAAGTCTTCGGCGCTTCCAATGTCAGCAAAATGCTGcag GAGCTGCCGGAGCAGCAAAGAGGAGATGCAGTGAACAGCTTGGTTTACGAGGCGAATGCGAGAGGTCGAGATCCGGTGTACGGGTGCGTGGGCACCATATCGTACCTCCAGAACCAAGTGTCGCAGCTACAAATGCAGCTGGCGGTGGCGCAGGCTGAGATCCTCTGCATTCAGATGCACCAAGACAAATCCTATTTCCTGCAAAACGACTTGCTCAATATTCCTATTCCTAATGCTAATTCTTTCAACAAAGAATCTCTATACGGACATGACATGGTCTCCTAG